Below is a genomic region from Flavobacterium ginsengisoli.
TTCCGCGCAAAAAATTACGATGAAGCTAAACTCATATTTGAATTTGTCCTTAAAACAAATCCGTCAGATATAAAGTCACTGGAATATCTTGGAGAAATAGAAGCACATCAAAAATCTTGGGTAAAAGGTGCGGAATATTTTAAAAAACTAAAAGAATTGAAACCCACAGTGGCAGATTATTTTTTTAAATACGGAGGATGTTTGGCGATGCATGCTGTAGAAGTGAATAAAATTAAAGCATTTTCTATGGTGGGCGATATGAAAGAAGCTTTTGAGAAAGCCATCGAGCTTAATCCAAAACATGTTCAGGCGCGTTGGGCATTGATTGAAATTTATTTACAATTGCCTGGAATTTTAGGCGGAAGCGAATCAAAAGCAATTGCATATTCTAACGAATTAGCACAGTTTTCTCCAATTGATGGCTATCTGTCAAGAGGAAGAATTGAAGAGTATTTTAAAAGATATGATCTTGCCGAAAAAAATTATAAGAAAGCACATGAAATTGGCAATTCAAAAGTCACATTTCAAAAATTATATAATTTATATTTGAACAAACTAAAAGACACAAAAAAAGCGCAGGATTTAAAACGAAAATTCGAAGCATAAAATAAAGATTCTAAATGAAAACACATTTCATTGCCATTGGCGGAAGCGCAATGCACAATTTAGCATTAGCATTGCATAACAAAGGATATCAGGTTACAGGAAGTGACGATGCTATTTTTGAACCTTCAAAATCAAGATTAGAAAAGAAAGGAATTCTTCCTGCTGAATTGGGTTGGTTTCCAGAAAAAATCACTTCAGATATTGATGCTATTATTCTTGGAATGCATGCTAAAGCGGATAATCCTGAATTATTAAAAGCACAGGAATTAGGTTTAAAGATTTATTCGTATCCTGAGTTTTTATACGAACAATCTAAAAATAAAACTCGTGTTGTAATAGGTGGTTCTCATGGAAAAACTACGATAACTTCTATGATTCTTCATGTAATGCATTATCACAACATTGCAGTCGATTATATGGTAGGAGCACAGTTGGAAGGTTTTGATACGATGGTTCATTTGACTGAAGAAAATGATTTTGTGGTTTTAGAAGGCGATGAATATTTATCTTCTCCAATTGACAGACGTCCGAAATTTCATTTATATCAACCAAACATTGCTTTAATTTCTGGAATAGCTTGGGATCATATTAATGTTTTTCCAACGTATGAAAACTATGTGGAGCAATTTGAAATTTTCATTGAAAAAATTACAAATGGCGGAATTTTAGTTTATAACGAAAATGATCCAGAAGTAAAACGTGTTGCCGAAGCGACAACAAATCCGATTCGAAAAATTGCTTATTCGACTCCAGAATA
It encodes:
- a CDS encoding tetratricopeptide repeat protein, whose translation is MKKSLIFFLIVPMYCWSQSNFEKAEKLFRAKNYDEAKLIFEFVLKTNPSDIKSLEYLGEIEAHQKSWVKGAEYFKKLKELKPTVADYFFKYGGCLAMHAVEVNKIKAFSMVGDMKEAFEKAIELNPKHVQARWALIEIYLQLPGILGGSESKAIAYSNELAQFSPIDGYLSRGRIEEYFKRYDLAEKNYKKAHEIGNSKVTFQKLYNLYLNKLKDTKKAQDLKRKFEA
- a CDS encoding UDP-N-acetylmuramate--L-alanine ligase, producing the protein MKTHFIAIGGSAMHNLALALHNKGYQVTGSDDAIFEPSKSRLEKKGILPAELGWFPEKITSDIDAIILGMHAKADNPELLKAQELGLKIYSYPEFLYEQSKNKTRVVIGGSHGKTTITSMILHVMHYHNIAVDYMVGAQLEGFDTMVHLTEENDFVVLEGDEYLSSPIDRRPKFHLYQPNIALISGIAWDHINVFPTYENYVEQFEIFIEKITNGGILVYNENDPEVKRVAEATTNPIRKIAYSTPEYSVNDGVTLLKTPEGDMPIEVFGAHNLNNLAGAKWICQNMGVDEADFYEAIASFKGASKRLEKIAEGKGKVAYKDFAHSPSKVAATTKAVKEQYPNRTLVACLELHTYSSLNAEFLKEYEGALEYADVAVVFYSPDAVKIKRLEEVTYEQIATAFNRKDLIIYTNPTEFKEYLFNLNLENSALLLMSSGNYGGLNFDDVKGLIN